One window of the Spirochaetaceae bacterium genome contains the following:
- a CDS encoding alpha-L-fucosidase has product MMRGIIAHARRQWNLSVSSATLRAMAEFTTWRARMGGRNAAPVVDHPGLGWWREARFGMFIHWGLYAIPAGVWKGEPVDGIGEWIMFRRRIPRVEYEPLAKQFNPVRFDAKAWVDLAVQAGMRYLVITAKHHDGFALFHSPCCPYNIVDATPYGRDPLAELADACRDAGIRLGFYYSQDQDWHDPGGSRNDWDFAPEEKDFGAYLERKVKPQLRELLTGYGPVGLIWFDTPYSISREHSIDLRDFVHRLQPDCLVSGRIGNDVGDYGSLGDNQIPAGRVQADYETPATLNDTWGYKTHDHNWKSVQTLLLLLIDLASKGVNYLLNVGPTAEGVIPEPSAERLRAIGAWLQVNGEAIYGTQGSPFPYEHDGLRMTAKPGCLYLHLLQPAQEIAVHGLRSRVTGARLLGSEAEVHFEQDRSRAGEVDRLRIGLPDLSGCEPVPVIALDLAGDAETDPLTVQQPDGAIHLHAHLASVAKEPDSTLEVLSNGMTAGWMDTASELSWQVKVCEPGSYEVTVITAPRYDTTEVDEHHLEVAAAGSAAGGPLRAATAIDTARSQYFPEYAVALGRVEVGEPGTHRFTLRAIRVVDGTPDGVTVFGATLRPA; this is encoded by the coding sequence ATGATGCGCGGCATCATAGCGCACGCGCGCCGGCAGTGGAACCTGAGCGTGAGTTCCGCTACCCTGCGCGCCATGGCAGAGTTCACGACCTGGCGGGCGCGCATGGGCGGCCGCAATGCCGCGCCCGTGGTTGATCATCCGGGCTTGGGCTGGTGGCGCGAGGCGCGGTTCGGCATGTTCATTCACTGGGGCCTGTACGCCATTCCGGCGGGCGTCTGGAAGGGCGAGCCGGTGGACGGCATCGGCGAGTGGATCATGTTCCGCAGGCGCATTCCGCGTGTCGAGTACGAGCCGCTGGCGAAGCAGTTCAACCCGGTCAGGTTCGATGCGAAGGCGTGGGTAGACCTTGCCGTGCAGGCGGGCATGCGCTACCTGGTGATTACCGCCAAGCACCACGACGGTTTCGCCCTGTTCCACTCGCCCTGCTGTCCCTACAACATCGTGGACGCCACCCCGTACGGGCGCGACCCGCTGGCCGAGCTGGCGGATGCCTGCCGGGATGCGGGGATCAGGCTCGGCTTCTACTACTCGCAGGACCAGGACTGGCACGACCCGGGCGGCTCCCGCAACGACTGGGACTTCGCCCCGGAGGAGAAGGACTTCGGCGCCTACCTGGAGCGCAAGGTCAAGCCGCAGTTGCGCGAGCTGCTGACCGGGTACGGGCCGGTGGGGCTGATCTGGTTCGACACGCCCTACTCCATCAGCCGCGAGCACAGCATCGATCTGCGCGACTTCGTGCACCGGCTGCAACCGGACTGCCTGGTGAGCGGGCGTATCGGCAACGACGTGGGCGACTACGGCAGCCTGGGCGACAACCAGATTCCCGCCGGGCGCGTGCAGGCCGATTACGAGACCCCGGCCACGCTGAACGACACCTGGGGGTACAAGACCCACGATCACAACTGGAAGTCGGTGCAGACCCTGCTGCTGCTGCTGATCGACCTGGCGAGCAAGGGAGTGAACTACCTGCTCAACGTCGGTCCCACGGCGGAGGGGGTGATACCGGAACCGAGCGCCGAGCGGCTGCGCGCCATCGGCGCCTGGCTGCAGGTGAACGGCGAGGCGATCTACGGCACGCAGGGCAGCCCGTTTCCCTACGAGCACGACGGGCTGCGCATGACGGCCAAACCGGGCTGCCTCTACCTGCACCTGCTGCAGCCGGCGCAAGAGATCGCCGTGCACGGACTGCGGTCGCGGGTAACCGGCGCCCGGCTGCTGGGGTCGGAGGCGGAGGTGCACTTCGAGCAGGACCGCTCCCGCGCCGGCGAAGTCGATCGGCTGCGCATCGGGCTGCCCGACCTGAGCGGCTGCGAGCCGGTTCCCGTGATTGCGCTCGACCTGGCCGGCGACGCGGAAACCGACCCCCTCACCGTGCAGCAGCCGGACGGGGCCATCCACCTGCACGCCCACCTGGCGAGCGTGGCGAAGGAGCCGGATTCTACCCTGGAGGTTCTGTCCAACGGCATGACCGCCGGCTGGATGGACACCGCGAGCGAACTGTCGTGGCAGGTGAAGGTGTGCGAACCCGGCAGCTACGAGGTGACGGTGATCACCGCCCCGCGGTACGACACCACGGAGGTGGACGAGCACCACCTGGAAGTGGCCGCCGCCGGCAGCGCGGCCGGCGGGCCGTTGCGCGCCGCAACCGCGATCGACACTGCGCGCTCGCAGTATTTCCCCGAGTACGCGGTTGCCCTCGGCCGCGTCGAGGTCGGCGAGCCCGGTACGCACCGCTTCACGCTGCGTGCCATCCGCGTGGTGGACGGGACGCCGGACGGGGTGACGGTGTTCGGCGCCACCCTGCGACCGGCGTGA
- a CDS encoding amidohydrolase family protein, with amino-acid sequence MADTLVQASQTPAAPAATTGFIDADCHAAPASIEALYPYLAPRWRAFVQDTGYAEPTAIHYPKVYANAARRDAYPPGGGKPGTDERFAARQLLDTWGLAYAIINPLYAHSLVRNLHLGSEFMRAVNRWLADEWLDADSRWRGSIVVNIEDPDAAAEEILTVARDGRFVQVLLLVRSPEPYGRQRFRPIFRAATEAGLPVGIHFGGGGGPITGVGWPSYYIEDHTGMAQAFQSQVISLVCEGVLEELPECRIALIEGGFAWLPPLMWRLDKNYRGLRQEVPWLTRLPSEYIREQFRATTQPMEEPEDPRHLLQIIDMIGNDEFLMFATDYPHWDFDAPDQAIRALRLTALHGAIASENARRFYDFERA; translated from the coding sequence ATGGCGGATACCCTGGTGCAAGCTTCGCAGACGCCCGCGGCGCCCGCGGCCACCACCGGCTTCATCGACGCGGACTGCCACGCCGCCCCCGCGTCGATCGAGGCTCTGTACCCCTACCTGGCGCCGCGCTGGCGCGCGTTCGTGCAGGACACCGGCTACGCGGAGCCGACGGCGATTCACTACCCGAAGGTGTACGCCAACGCCGCGCGCCGCGACGCCTACCCGCCGGGGGGCGGCAAGCCGGGCACCGATGAGCGGTTCGCGGCCCGGCAGCTCCTGGACACCTGGGGCCTTGCCTACGCAATCATCAATCCTCTGTACGCCCACTCGCTGGTGCGCAACCTGCATCTCGGCAGCGAGTTCATGCGGGCGGTGAACCGCTGGCTGGCGGACGAGTGGCTGGACGCCGACTCGCGCTGGCGCGGATCGATCGTGGTGAACATCGAAGACCCCGATGCCGCGGCGGAGGAGATCCTCACGGTGGCGCGCGATGGCCGATTCGTGCAGGTGCTGCTGCTGGTGCGTTCGCCGGAACCTTACGGCCGGCAGCGGTTCCGGCCCATCTTCCGTGCCGCGACCGAGGCGGGGCTGCCGGTAGGCATCCACTTCGGCGGCGGCGGCGGCCCGATCACCGGCGTCGGCTGGCCCTCCTACTACATCGAGGACCACACCGGCATGGCGCAGGCGTTTCAATCGCAGGTGATCAGCCTGGTGTGCGAGGGGGTGCTGGAGGAGCTGCCGGAGTGCCGCATCGCCCTGATCGAGGGCGGCTTCGCCTGGTTGCCGCCGCTGATGTGGCGCCTCGACAAGAACTACCGGGGGTTGCGGCAGGAGGTGCCCTGGCTCACCCGGCTGCCGAGCGAGTACATTCGCGAGCAGTTTCGCGCCACCACCCAGCCGATGGAGGAGCCGGAGGATCCGCGGCACCTGCTGCAGATCATCGACATGATCGGCAACGACGAATTCCTGATGTTCGCCACCGACTATCCGCACTGGGACTTTGACGCCCCCGACCAGGCGATCCGGGCGCTCCGCCTCACGGCCCTGCACGGCGCCATCGCAAGCGAGAATGCGCGCCGGTTCTACGACTTCGAGCGCGCCTGA
- a CDS encoding Rieske (2Fe-2S) protein has translation MAAFPDGSVRPVVVGRRSLVVVHHAGCWHALRDRCPHQGAPLSRGRIVEQACAHLEQGRPVFGDAVPVLQCPWHGWSFLLADGLLAAATSAATATARVRSYPVRVVAGRVTIELPQ, from the coding sequence GTGGCGGCGTTCCCCGACGGCAGTGTCCGGCCGGTAGTCGTCGGGCGGCGATCACTCGTGGTGGTGCACCACGCGGGGTGCTGGCACGCGCTGCGCGATCGTTGCCCGCACCAGGGCGCACCGCTGTCCCGGGGACGCATAGTCGAACAGGCGTGCGCCCACCTCGAACAGGGGCGTCCGGTGTTCGGAGACGCGGTGCCCGTCCTGCAGTGTCCCTGGCACGGCTGGTCGTTCCTGCTTGCCGACGGCCTGCTTGCCGCCGCCACCTCCGCGGCAACGGCCACCGCGCGCGTGCGCAGCTACCCGGTGCGCGTCGTCGCGGGCCGCGTCACCATCGAATTGCCGCAATAG
- a CDS encoding alpha-L-fucosidase, translated as MNSYQPTWSSLATHPTPRWFLDAKFGIYTHWGPYSVAAYGTNGTWYPKQMYNPERPEYRYHSETFGPPERVGYKELIARFTAEKFDADEWAELFAASGARFAGPVAEHHDGFSMWDSRINSWNAARMGPKRDVTGELAAAIRSRGMKFAATFHHAQNWYMFPTDDQRYDCADSRYRDLYTGPHAADARPDDWFLDRWEGKLYEVVDGYRPDLIWFDFGLGFIREQRRKRFLAYYYNKEREWGSGVVVTFKEIPKGWFNLPPMTGVADLELGRMWELTNHVWLTDTTVDAHGVWSYVKDAGYKSVERLVHNLVDRVSKNGHLLLNVGPRPDGTIPDQAADCLRGMGRWLEINGEAIYGTTPWVSFGEGPTQREGSGHFTEKSEPRFTAEDIRFTTKGDAVYAICLGRPGDAITIEALRLFYDDEVAAVTALGVPGELKWRRTDAGMTIEVPRRLRGEHAFTFKVQLAPAA; from the coding sequence ATGAACAGCTACCAACCCACCTGGTCGTCTCTGGCCACCCACCCCACGCCGCGATGGTTCCTGGATGCGAAGTTCGGCATCTACACGCATTGGGGCCCCTACTCGGTCGCCGCCTACGGTACCAATGGAACCTGGTACCCCAAGCAGATGTACAACCCCGAACGTCCCGAGTATCGCTACCACAGCGAGACCTTCGGGCCCCCGGAGCGGGTCGGCTACAAGGAGTTGATCGCCCGCTTCACCGCGGAGAAGTTCGATGCCGACGAGTGGGCGGAACTGTTTGCCGCCTCCGGGGCGCGCTTTGCCGGTCCGGTGGCCGAGCACCACGACGGCTTCTCGATGTGGGATTCCCGGATCAACAGTTGGAATGCCGCCCGCATGGGGCCGAAGCGGGACGTGACCGGCGAACTGGCGGCGGCGATCCGGAGCCGCGGAATGAAGTTCGCCGCCACCTTCCACCACGCCCAGAACTGGTACATGTTTCCCACCGACGATCAGCGCTACGACTGCGCCGACTCCCGCTACCGTGACCTGTACACCGGCCCGCACGCCGCCGACGCCCGTCCCGACGATTGGTTTCTCGACCGCTGGGAGGGCAAGCTGTACGAGGTGGTGGACGGCTATCGGCCCGACCTGATCTGGTTCGACTTCGGGCTCGGCTTCATTCGCGAACAGCGCCGCAAGCGGTTCCTGGCCTACTACTACAACAAGGAACGGGAGTGGGGCAGCGGCGTCGTGGTGACCTTCAAGGAAATTCCCAAGGGTTGGTTCAACCTGCCGCCGATGACCGGGGTGGCGGACCTGGAACTGGGCAGAATGTGGGAGCTGACCAACCACGTCTGGCTGACCGACACGACCGTCGACGCGCACGGCGTGTGGTCGTACGTCAAGGACGCCGGCTACAAGTCGGTCGAGCGTCTCGTTCACAACCTCGTGGACCGGGTCAGCAAGAACGGGCACCTGTTGCTGAACGTCGGGCCGCGCCCCGACGGCACCATTCCCGACCAGGCCGCCGACTGCCTGCGCGGTATGGGGCGCTGGCTGGAGATCAACGGCGAAGCGATCTACGGCACCACGCCATGGGTGTCGTTCGGCGAAGGGCCTACGCAGCGGGAGGGGAGCGGCCACTTCACCGAGAAGAGCGAGCCGCGCTTCACAGCCGAGGACATCCGCTTCACGACCAAGGGCGACGCGGTGTACGCGATCTGTCTCGGCCGACCCGGCGACGCCATCACCATCGAGGCGCTGCGCCTGTTCTACGACGACGAGGTGGCAGCCGTCACCGCGCTCGGCGTACCCGGCGAACTGAAGTGGCGCCGCACCGACGCGGGGATGACCATCGAAGTGCCGCGCCGCCTGCGGGGTGAGCACGCCTTCACCTTCAAGGTGCAACTCGCACCCGCTGCCTGA